The Deferribacterota bacterium genome contains the following window.
CAGTAATCTCAAAAAATTTTGGCCAACCTATCCTATCAATCCACTCTCCTACCCTTTCACCTTTTTCTGCACCATTTTTATAGGTTTCAACAATTGTCTTTACTGCATCAACTACCTCAGGCCAACGAGGTGGATTATTTGGTAGAAATGGTATTGCTAATTTTGAAAAGGCAGGTTTTGTTCTAGTATTTGAGACCTTTCCACCAACAAATATTGCAAGACCATCATTTAATGGATCAGCTAGAGGCATTGCAGCACAAACGGTATAGCAATTCCCACAATAGAAACATAGATCTTCATCAACCTCAACAGACTGTTTACCTTCTACTACCTTTGGCCTAATAGCATTAACTGGGCAAGATGCAATAACATTAGGGATTTCACATATATTCCTTATTTTTTCATCATCTACCTTTGGTGGGGTTCTATGCACTGCTACTAAAGCTATATCACTTGTAGCAACTGAACCACACATATTAAGGCAGCATGCAAAAGCCATTCTTATTTTTGCAGGTAGTACTGGATTTATAAAATAATCATATAGTTCATCCATTATAGCCTTAACTACACCACTTGCATCACTTGCTGAAGTATGACAGTGAAGCCAGCCTTGGGTATGGATTACGTTGCCTAGCGTATTATTAATACCTCCAACGGGAAAACCTAGTTTATTGAGCTCATTTATAAGAGGTTCTACATTATCTTCATTAGTTACAAGAAATTCAACATTATTGCGAGTAGTAAATCTTAGAAAACCATCACAGTATTTTTCAGCAAGTTCAGCAAAATTTCTAATCCTTTCAGAACTCAACAATCTAGGAGAACCAGCCCTAACAGAATATATCTTATCACCATTTTCAGCTACATGCATTAATACACCAGATTTAATAACCTTATGGTAAGACCACTTGCCATAATTATTTTTTATTATTGGGGGTAAAAATTTATTATAATCAGGTACTCCAATATCTGTTATTCTTTTATTTTGTTCACTCATTTTCT
Protein-coding sequences here:
- the dsrB gene encoding dissimilatory-type sulfite reductase subunit beta; protein product: MSEQNKRITDIGVPDYNKFLPPIIKNNYGKWSYHKVIKSGVLMHVAENGDKIYSVRAGSPRLLSSERIRNFAELAEKYCDGFLRFTTRNNVEFLVTNEDNVEPLINELNKLGFPVGGINNTLGNVIHTQGWLHCHTSASDASGVVKAIMDELYDYFINPVLPAKIRMAFACCLNMCGSVATSDIALVAVHRTPPKVDDEKIRNICEIPNVIASCPVNAIRPKVVEGKQSVEVDEDLCFYCGNCYTVCAAMPLADPLNDGLAIFVGGKVSNTRTKPAFSKLAIPFLPNNPPRWPEVVDAVKTIVETYKNGAEKGERVGEWIDRIGWPKFFEITGFEFTKYHIDDFRLAECTLNYSNHTTL